Proteins from one Fusobacterium periodonticum 1_1_41FAA genomic window:
- a CDS encoding N-acetylmannosamine-6-phosphate 2-epimerase, whose protein sequence is MNKTLENIKGKLIVSCQALEDEPLHSSFIMGRMAYAAHVGGAGGIRANTVEDIKEIKKNVSLPIIGIIKKVYDNCNVYITPTIKEVEALVNEGVQIIAIDATKRERPDKKDLKDFINEVRKKYPNQLIMADISSVDEALYAEEIGFNIVGTTLVGYTEYTKNFKALEELEKVIKTVKIPVIAEGNIDTPLKAKNALELGAFAVVVGGAITRPQQITKKFVDEMEKIK, encoded by the coding sequence ATGAATAAAACTTTAGAAAATATAAAAGGAAAATTGATAGTTTCTTGTCAAGCTTTAGAAGATGAACCACTTCATAGTTCGTTCATTATGGGAAGAATGGCATATGCAGCCCATGTTGGTGGAGCAGGAGGGATTCGTGCAAATACTGTTGAAGATATAAAAGAAATTAAAAAAAATGTATCTTTACCAATAATTGGAATTATAAAAAAAGTTTATGATAACTGCAATGTCTATATTACACCTACAATTAAAGAAGTTGAAGCCTTAGTAAATGAAGGAGTTCAGATAATAGCTATTGATGCTACCAAAAGAGAAAGACCTGATAAAAAAGACTTAAAAGACTTTATAAATGAAGTAAGGAAAAAATATCCTAATCAGCTTATTATGGCAGATATATCTTCAGTTGATGAAGCATTGTATGCTGAAGAAATTGGTTTTAATATAGTAGGAACAACTCTTGTTGGTTATACTGAATATACAAAAAATTTTAAGGCTTTAGAAGAACTTGAAAAAGTTATTAAAACTGTAAAAATTCCTGTAATTGCTGAAGGAAATATTGATACTCCTCTAAAAGCTAAAAATGCACTTGAGCTTGGAGCTTTTGCAGTTGTAGTTGGAGGAGCAATAACTAGACCACAACAAATAACAAAAAAATTTGTTGATGAAATGGAAAAAATTAAGTAA
- a CDS encoding N-acetylneuraminate lyase, which yields MKGIYSALMVPYNEDGSINEKGLREIVRYNIDKMKVDGLYVGGSTGENFMISTEEKKRVFEIAIDEAKDAVHLIAQVGSINLHEAVELGKYVTKLGYKCLSAVTPFYYKFDFSEIKDYYETIVRETGNYMVIYSIPFLTGVNMSLSQFGELFENEKIIGIKFTAGDFYLLERVRKAFPDKLIFAGFDEMLLPATVLGVDGAIGSTYNVNGIRAKQIFELAKNSKIAEALEIQHTTNDLIEGILSNGLYQTIKEILKLEGVDAGYCRKPMKRISKEQVEFAKELHERFFKN from the coding sequence ATGAAAGGAATATATTCAGCATTAATGGTTCCATATAATGAAGATGGAAGTATTAATGAAAAAGGTTTAAGAGAAATTGTAAGATATAATATTGATAAAATGAAAGTAGATGGACTATATGTAGGTGGAAGTACTGGAGAAAACTTTATGATTTCTACTGAAGAAAAGAAAAGAGTTTTTGAAATAGCAATAGACGAAGCAAAAGATGCTGTACATCTTATTGCTCAAGTAGGAAGTATAAACCTACATGAAGCTGTTGAATTAGGAAAGTATGTAACAAAATTAGGTTATAAATGCCTGTCTGCTGTAACACCTTTCTACTATAAATTTGATTTCTCTGAAATAAAAGACTACTATGAAACTATAGTTAGAGAAACAGGAAATTATATGGTAATATATTCTATTCCATTTTTAACTGGAGTTAATATGTCTCTTTCTCAATTTGGAGAATTATTTGAAAATGAAAAAATTATAGGGATTAAATTCACTGCTGGAGATTTCTATCTTTTAGAAAGAGTTAGAAAAGCTTTTCCAGATAAATTAATATTTGCTGGTTTTGATGAAATGCTATTACCTGCTACTGTTCTTGGAGTAGATGGAGCAATTGGAAGTACATACAATGTCAATGGAATAAGAGCTAAGCAAATATTTGAATTGGCTAAAAACTCTAAAATAGCTGAAGCTTTAGAAATTCAACACACTACTAATGACTTAATAGAAGGAATTCTATCAAATGGTCTATATCAAACAATAAAAGAAATTTTAAAACTTGAAGGTGTAGATGCTGGATATTGTAGAAAACCTATGAAAAGAATTAGTAAAGAACAAGTTGAATTTGCAAAAGAACTACATGAAAGATTTTTCAAAAATTAG
- a CDS encoding ROK family protein, translated as MNILAIDIGGTMIKYGLVSSKGEILSTDKIKTEAEKGLDNILEKIDTILKKCKENDLVGIAVSGTGQINGMIGEVIGGAPIIPNWIGCNLVEILEKRYNLPAILENDVNCMALGEKWIGSGKDLNNFICLTIGTGIGGGIILNNELFRGENFVAGEFGHILIKKGEFQDFASTTALIRLTREKTGKILNGEEIFNLEKQGLIEYKNIIAEWIENLTDGLSSLVYCFNPKDIILGGGVIEQGDYLIKKIEDSLSKKIGPRFKENLNIKQAKLGNNAGMIGAAYLLLEKINQK; from the coding sequence ATGAATATTTTAGCAATAGATATTGGTGGAACAATGATAAAATATGGTTTAGTATCTTCTAAAGGAGAAATCTTATCAACTGATAAAATAAAAACCGAAGCCGAAAAAGGTTTAGACAATATTTTAGAAAAAATTGACACTATATTAAAAAAATGTAAAGAAAATGATCTTGTTGGGATAGCTGTATCTGGTACAGGACAAATAAATGGTATGATAGGGGAAGTGATAGGGGGAGCCCCTATCATACCTAATTGGATAGGTTGTAATCTTGTTGAAATCCTAGAGAAAAGGTATAATCTTCCAGCTATTTTAGAAAATGATGTTAATTGTATGGCTCTTGGTGAAAAATGGATAGGGTCAGGAAAAGATTTAAATAATTTTATCTGCCTTACAATAGGAACAGGTATAGGTGGAGGAATCATTTTAAATAATGAACTTTTTAGAGGGGAAAATTTTGTAGCTGGAGAATTTGGACATATACTAATTAAAAAAGGAGAATTTCAAGACTTTGCTTCTACCACAGCTTTAATTAGATTAACAAGAGAGAAAACAGGAAAAATATTAAACGGAGAAGAAATTTTTAATTTAGAAAAGCAAGGCCTTATTGAATATAAGAATATTATTGCAGAATGGATTGAAAATTTAACAGATGGGCTTTCAAGTTTAGTATACTGTTTTAACCCGAAGGATATAATCCTAGGAGGGGGAGTTATTGAGCAAGGGGATTATCTTATAAAAAAAATTGAGGACAGTCTATCTAAAAAAATTGGACCTAGATTTAAAGAGAACCTTAATATAAAACAAGCAAAACTTGGTAATAATGCTGGAATGATAGGGGCAGCTTATTTACTTTTAGAAAAAATTAATCAGAAATAA